Sequence from the Acidimicrobiia bacterium genome:
GAGAGCCTTCTGTGGATAACTCAGATCCGGGGTGGCGGTTGAGGCCCTGGGGCTCTGATTCCTAGCGGGTCGGGTGAGCGACCCTGCAGAAGCCAGATCGGATAGGACGCCCGGTCGCAACCGCAGGGCTCGGCGCTAAGCCGGATCACAAGCTGCATCGGCCAAAGAGGACGCAGCCGCGTCGCGATCACTGAGCGCTGCTTCGAGTGCGTCACAGAGCATCATCAGCTCGTCGACCGCCTCCACGATGCGGACTTGCTCCTCAGGGGGCGGCACAGGTATGAGGGCCGACCTCATCGTGTTGAGGTTGAGCTTGCTTGCATGTGATCCGCCAGCCTTGATCTTGTCGTACTGCCGATATGTAGTTGGCGAGTTGAGCGCGTAGCGGAGGTATCGCGGGTCGATGCGTGGGCCGGGCCGGATGAGGCCGACGCTGACGAAGATGCTGAACGGCCGGTCATCATCGACGACTACTGCTTGACCGAGTGTGCCGATCCGGCAGAAGAGCACGTCTCCCTGCTGAGGTGCACAACGGCGATTGATGGCTTCGCTCTCCTTCTCGCTGATGAACTTGGTGTCCGAGAAGTCCAAGGCACCGGAACTTATGTCCTTGATCGAGACGAATGGAACTCCGCGATCGACATACGTGGGGGTCTGATGAGTCCCGTCGGTGACGATCAAGGAGATTGAGTGCAGAGGTGCCCAGAGCCAGTCATCCGGCACGACGTACTCAGGCTCATACCCGTTCGTGGCTGGCGGTGTGGTCTTCTTCAGAACGCCCTCGGCCACCATCGACTGCTTGGCCTGAGCAATCGAGCCCAGGACCTCGCTCACTGGTGTATCTACGGGGCCCCGAGTCGACAGGCGCCCTCGTACAGCAAGGTCGAGGACGACATCGCGTAGCCCATCGACCGCCTCGGAGCTGCTGCCCAGGGTCTCCCAGTTGTCGTGGACTCGTTGCCACGCGGTTGTGAGTTCGTCGTCGGTGGTGGCGGTGGCGAGGGCGTCGAGTGTGGAGGCCCGGAGTCGCGCGGTGACTTGGTGGCGTGCCTCCTGGCGGGCTTCGAGGTCATCGCAGAGCGCCATGAGTTCGTTGACCTTCTCGACGATACGACGCTGCTCTGCCGTCGGCGGGACTGGGTGGAGACTCGCCAAAGCGTCACCGGTACCGAGCCTGGGCATCTTCACTCCGTACGACACCCCCGCAATCCACCGCCGGATGTCAGGGCGCTTCAACGACCAGCGCAGCCACTCTGGCGTGATCCCAGGTCCCGGGGTGATCGGAACGAGCTCACTTGTCGAGTACCCGACGGCGTCAGCGACGAGAACCTTGTTGAGATAGGGGCGGAGTTTGCCGAACAGGACGTCTCCAACCTCGAACCGCGTCTTGGTGCTCGTCGGGCTCCGGTCGGAGCACTTGGCCCTCGTCAGAAGTCGCGAGGTGTCCTTCTCGATGTCCTGGAGGTCCAGCAGCCAGGCATCGCCGGGGATCGCCGAAGGGTCTACCTTGGGGCGCTGGTTGTAGGAAGCGATCATCCCGAGCCGTGCCCATTCCCAAGAAGCGGGTACAGCGAAGGGGACCTCGTCGGATTCGATGCCGGGCAGCTTCTTCTGTCTGCGAGTGCTCTTCCGAAACTCCTCGGCTATGGCATCCAATAGCCCGCTGGCTGGGGCATCTTCTCCAGACTGCGGCATCAACTCCCCCCGCATCGCCAGATCGAGGATGAGGTCCCGCAACCGGTCGATGCCGCCGGGGGCGTCGGCGATGGTGGCGAAGTCGTCGAGGAAGGTGGCGGTGTCCATCAGTCGTTGCCGAGCACTTCGGCGAGAGCCGCCTTGAGCGCGTTCTGTGCTGCTCGCACTTGCTCTGTTGCTTCTTTGTAGCGATGCAGGAGGACATCGGGGTCTTCGTGGCCGGCTTCGGGGGCATTGGGGTTGGAGATGTCGAGGTTGTAGCCGCTGGCGACGATGTCTTCGATGGGGACCCGCCAGGCGTGGTCGTTCTCCTCGCGGTCCTCCCACCAGGCCTTCTCGGGTTCGAACTCCTCAATGCGCATCGGCTTGGTCTTCGAGTAGCTCTTGTAGCCCTCGGGGTAGGGGTGCTCGTAGTACCAGACCTCGGTGGTGGGTTCGCCCTTGGTGAAGAACAGCAGGTTGGTCTTGATGCCGGTGTAGGGGGCGAACACGCCGTTGGGCAGCCGCACGATGGTATGGAGATTGCACTCGGTGAGGAGCTTCTCCTTGATCCGGGTCTTGATGCCTTCGCCGAACAGCGTCCCGTCAGGAAGGACGATGGCGGCGCGGCCACCGTCGCTGAGGAGCTCCACGACGAGCACGAGGAACAGGTCGGCGGTTTCCCGAGTGCGGAACTCGGCAGGGAAGTTGTTCTCGATGCCATCCTCTTCCATGCCTCCGAACGGAGGATTGGTGAGCACGACATCCACCTGGTCGGCGGGCCCGTAGTCCCGCAGCGGTCGGGCGAGGGTGTTGTCGTGGCGGATGTTGGAGGGCACTTCGATGCCGTGGACCATCATGTTGGTGACGCACAGGAGGTGAGGAAGTTGCTTCTTCTCCACGCCGCGAATCTGGTGCTTGAGTGCGTTGAGCTCCTCGGCGGTGGCAACCTGTGTCTTCATGTGCTCGTAGGCGCCGGTGAGGAATCCACCGGTGCCGCAGGCAGGGTCGAGGACGAACTCGCCGTATTGGGGATCAACCATGTCGACGGCGAACTGCGTAGCGGCCCGGGGGGTGTAGAACTCGCCGGCATTGCCGGCCGATTGCAGGTCCCGAAGGATGGTCTCGTAGATCTCGCCGAACACGTGCCTGGTTGCGGCCTGGTTGAAGTCGATCTCCCGGTCGATCTTGTTGATCACCTGCCGCATCAGGGTGCCGGACTTCATGTAGTTGATGGCGTCCTCAAAGACACCCCGGAGGAGGGCAGCGCGGTCTCGTTTGGTCCCGTCGAACTGCGACAGGTCGAGGTTTCGTAGAGTCGGGAAGAGATCGTTGTTGACCAGATCCAGGAGGTCGTCGCCGGTCGGGGCGTTCTTGCCGAGAGCAGCTTCATCAGCCCATGCGCTCCAGCGGAGCCGGTCGGGAATCGGTGAAACGTACCCCCCGGTGAGGAGCGCGGTCTCGGCTTCGAGGTCGCTGTAGATCTTGAAGAAGAGCATCCACGCCAGCTGGCCGATGCGCTGGGCGTCGCCGTCGACCCCGGCATCCTTGCGCATGATGTCCTGGATGGACTTGACGGTGGTGGACAGCGACATCTAGCAGCTCCCGATCAGCTCGCCACGGCGTACAACTCGGCCTCCAGCTCCCGCACCGCACCCAGATACCCGTCGCGGCCGCCGAAAGCACGGACGATCTCCATCGGGGTACCGATTGCGGGGAACGGCGCCAGCCGAAGGGTGCCGATTTCCTCGATCACGTCGACACCCTGATCGGCGTACTTGTCCAACAGCGCCTCCAGCACAGCGCGGGCCTGGTCGCCGTACTTGGTGAACACGTCACGTCTCCGGACGTTGTTGGCGCGTTCCTGGCGGGTCAGGGGCGGCCGATCGAAGGCGACGTGGCAGATCAGATCGAACGGATCGAGGTCGCCCTCCACACGCTCCTCCAGCGCCTGGAGCAGCACGCCGCGTTCGACGAGCTCCTCGACGATCGCCTGCTTGCGTTCGGCGGCGGTCCACTGCTTGAGGAACTCGTCGAGGGAGGCGTACTCCTGGAGCACGGTGCGGCGGGTGTAGTCCCGCAGCGACTCGGTGATCAGTTTGCCGTCTCGGTCGTAGTACTGAACCCGCTCGGCGATGACCTTGAACGGCACCCCGCTGACCACGTAGCGCGTCACGCCCTCCTCGTCCTCGGGTTCCTCGGGTAGCCCACCTTCGATAACGACTTCGACCTCATCACTGCCCTCAGCGGGTGGATCGGGCGGTGTGACCTCTTCGGGGTCGCCAGGCTCGTAGACCTGGATCGGAGGGCCGTCCCAATCGGGATCGGCGAACAGCTCCGTCGCCTTGCGGAAGTCGAGAATGGTGAAGTAGTACTTGCCGAAGTCGGTGCGGATCCGCGTCCCGCGGCCGATGATCTGCTTGAAGTCAGTCAGCGACTGGATGCGCTGGTCCAGCACGATGACGTGGCAGGTCTGGGCGTCCACACCGGTGGACATCAGCTTCGAAGTGGTCGCAATCACGGGGAAATCCCGTTTGGGATCGATGAAGTTGTCGAGCTGCGCCTTCCCCTCATCGTTGTCGCCGGTGATCCGCATCACATACCGGTGGTCCTGAGCGACCAGCTCGGCGTTGGCGGGGTCGTTGGTGAGCGCCTGACGAGCGCGCTCAGCGTGGTCGATGTTGGCGCAGAACACGATCGTCTTGTTCATCGGGTTCGTGTTGTGCAGGAAGGAACTGATCCGACGCGCCACCAGCGTGTCGCGTTGGGGAAACACGATCCCCTGGTCGATGTCGGTGAGGTTGTAGATGCGGTCTTCGATGGGCTGGCCGTTGTCATCGACTTGGCCGGCAGTGGGGCGCCATCCGGTGAGATCCTTGTCCAGGTCGATACGGATCACCTTGAACGGCGCCAGGAATCCGTCCTCGATGCCCTGCTTCAAGGAGTAGGTGTAGACCGGCTTGTCGAAGTAGTGGATGTTCGAAACGTACTTGGTCTCCCTCGGGGTGGCGGTCATGCCGATCTGGATCGCCGAGTCGAAGTACTCGAGGATCTCCCGCCACTGGGCGTCATCCCGGGCACTACCCCGGTGACACTCGTCAATGACGACGAGATCGAAGAAGTCCTTTGGGAACTTGTCGTAGATCGAGTCGCGGTCCTCGCCACCGATGATCGCCTGGTACAGCGCGAGGTAGATCTCATACGACGTGTCGACCCGGCCGTTGGAGTCGACCAGCTTGCGCGTGAGCTTGGTCATTACCTCGCCGAACGGCTTGAAGTCGTTGACCATCGTCTGGTCCACGAGGATGTTGCGGTCGGCTAGGAATAGCACCCGCTTGACCCGACCGCTCTTCCACAGGCGCCAGATGATGTTGAAGGCCGTGTAGGTCTTGCCGGTCCCCGTTGCCATCGCCAGGAGCACCCGCTTCTTACCTCGGGCGATTGCCTCGATGGTCCGATTGATCGCCAGCTGCTGGTAATAGCGCGGGGTCTTACCGCTGGCGTCGCTGTGGTTCGGACTCGTCACCAACGGTTCGGTGTCGTCGTCGAGCCCACGCCACGCTCTGTACCGAGCCCACAGCTCGTCGCGGGACGGGAACTCATCGAGCGACAGGTTCACCTCGACCGGCTGAGCGTTGCCGGTGCGGTCGTGGAACAGGAACCCGTCCCCGTTTGAGGAGAACACGAACGGGACGTCCAACGCGGCGCCATAGGCGAGGCCCTGCTGCATCCCCGCACCGATCGAATGGTTGTTGTCCTTCGCCTCGATTAGCGCGATCGGGATGTTCGGCTGGTGGTAGAGCAGGTAATCGGCCCGCTTACGCTTGCCCCGGGCGACCAGCTTGCCGCGGACGATGATCTTGCCGTCGGTGAAGGACACCTCGCGCCGCCACTGCCCTTTCGACCAGCCGGCCTTTTCCAGGGCAGGCGAGATGAACTTCTCGCAGATGTCAGCTTCGCTCAGTGCCTTCTTGCTCATGCCCGTCCTGGACCAAGGCTACTGGGAGCTGCTGTCCGCGCCGCGGGAGTGGGACAAATCGGTTCCGGGGAGTCACCTGTCGCTTGGTTCGACCTGACATGCAGGGTGAGTCCCCTGGGACTCGGGATGCTGACCCCTCCCAGCGCCAGGCGGCCTACTCCAAGGAGCCATCCGTGTCACGCCACGGTTGTACGCTCGAACCATGGCGATTGCACCTACGACGGCGCTTGCCTTCTCGATGCAGGCTCAGCCGGGTACCTACGCCGTCCTGGTTGGGTCGGGTATCAGCTCCGCGGCTGGGATCCCGACAGGCTGGGATATGACGCTGTCCCTAATCAGGAGACTCGCGACAGCCGCTGGGACGGACCTAGTAGAGAGTGACGACGCCGAGGCGTGGTATCAGGAGCGCTATGGGCGAGCGCCCGATTTCTCGGAGATACTGCGGGAGGTAGGACCGTCCAGGGATGATCGGCGAGCGATCCTCTCGCGATACCTAGAGCATGCGGATTCAGGTGACCCCTTTGAGCCGACGGCGGCTCACCGCGCGATAGCGCGACTTGCCAGGTCGGGACACGTTCGGGTCATACTCACGACAAACTTCGATCGCCTGATTGAGATGGCGCTTGCCGACGAGGGCATCCAGCCAAGGGTGATTGCGAGCGATGCAGACGCCGTCGGTTCCGAGCCGCTTCATCGAATGCAGAGCGTCGTGGTGAAGATTCACGGTGACTACCAGGTGCCTGACGGGATGCGCGTCACTGAGGAGGAGCTCCAGGAGTACGGACCGGGAATGAGCCGGATCCTGAAGGCGATCGTCGAGGAGTACGGCCTCGTGGTCTGCGGCTGGTCAGGGGCTTGGGATCCGGCACTTCGGTCCGGAATCGGTGCCGCAACATCGAGGCGGTACCCGACCTACTGGGCGCTGCGTGGCGAGCCAGATGAGGACGCGCAAGCGATGATTGCCTCCAGGAGTGCCACGGTTGTGGAGATCCCGGATGCCGATCGATTCTTCGAGGACCTCGCACGGCAAGTCGACGCTCTTGAGAGGGTTGCCCGGCCTCACCCCCTGGATCTGCTGGCATCGATCAATCTCGCAAAGCGGCTGGTCGTCGACCCAAGCGGGCAGGTGGAGCTAAGAGACCTGATCCTTGGCGAAGCGCGACGCGCCCGCGCGGCCCTATTCGACGTCGCGCAGTACCCGGTACAGGCCTCATCCAACGCCATCCCGAATGAGGAGCTCCGAGACCGCGCCAGCCGAGTCGAGGGCGAGGTGTCCAAGAGCGCACATCTGCTTGCGGTTGCCGCGCGATGGGGAAGCACCGAGGAGCACCGCAGGGTTCTCAGGGATACCTTGGCCCTGTTAGGTGATACGGAGGCTCTGAGTGGCACCAGCCTGCTGATCTCGATGCGCTCCTACGGCGGGCTTGTGGTGCTGTACGTGGGGGGCATAGCAGCCCTTGCCGGCGACAACTGGGACAACCTGCACGCTGTCTGCATGGCCGAAGTGCCGACCCCAACAGACGGGCGCCTTCCTGCCGTCGCTGCGCTTGGTCCCTGGGCAGCGATGCGTGGCCATTCTCCACGTCCCGGTGAACACGACGGGGGCTTCCTAAGGGAGAACCCTCGGGAGTACACGCCGGTCTCGAATCGTCTATTCGAGGTCGCCCGTCCCCACCTGCACGGCATGGTCGAGGACCATGACTACGAGCGGCTCTTCGACCGCTTCGAATACCTCCTTGGAGCGATGACCGTGGACCACCGGCTAGCGCTCGGGAGCGGGATGGTGCGAGGCCCGGTTGGGCGATTCCAGTGGAAGCACGACTACATGTTTGATCCGACCGACCACCCAGAGAACTGGATGCGCAGGCAAATCGGCATCGAGCCAATCGGGGCCGAGGAGGAGGAGGAGGAGGGTCCCGCCGACGGGTGGTTGGGCCTCGAAGCGGGTCTGTTCGGAGGCGATGCGGATCGGGCCGCCGCGGCCGTCCGGGCATACCGAGTCAACCAACTGAGTCAGATCAACTGGCACTAGCGCAGGTGGGCGCAATCGACCGCTGAAATGCGAGCCTCAATCCATCGGAGCCGCACGGGTACGATCGAACGATGGACACGGCGCAGATTGCCCTCCTCGTGTCGGCTGCCTCGCTCCTAGTGAGCGTTCTTGCGCTCGGTTGGCATATCTTCAACGCGACCAGGGTTGACCGACCGCGGTTGAAGATGACTGTGACGTTCCCAGTAATGCCTGACGGACGCGGAAGCGCCTGGGAAGTCGTATCGGTTGAAGCGGTGAACGTTGGCAAGCGGGGCGTACGGCTCAGTGGGCTCCACCTCGCTTGGGGACCTCAATGGGCATGGTGGCGACGCATCCTGCCTCGCCGATGGCGTGCAGTCTCGGGCGGCGCGCTGCTGATCCCTGAGTGGGGGCATCCCGTGGGGGACGCTTCCACACCATTGCCGATCTACTTGGAGCCCTGGGATTCTGCCAAGACCCTCTACACCCGAGATCTCGTGGAGCGCAGGATGGAAGATGCCTCACAAGTCGACGAGCCCGTCTACGCGCATGCATCGACCTCGCTCGGCGTGAAGACCTCAGGGAGGCAGGAGCTCCCACCTCGACGGCCAGATCTGGTCGAACGCGGGCGAGTGGTTGGGCCTGATCGGTAGAGCGGGTGCGTGCCCTGTATCACAGCACCCTCAAACTGCATCGTACCGGCAAGGTCTGACACGAGTTGCACGCTTGTCATTCCTACTGTCTATACTGTCAGTATGTCGGGTGATGATCTTCGTCACGAGCGCTCTGAGACGGCCGAGGGGAAGGGCCGGGCTCGTCGTGCTTGGGACGCCTACGCCGAGGCGGTGAACCGATTCCGCCCCAAGTTCATCGATGACGCCGTTCGGGATCTGGCGGTCCGGTGGACCGAGGAGATGGTCGGCTTCTGGGTGGCGTGGCACCTCTACGGCGGCTTCGACGGTCTGAAGCGTGCCGGGTGGAGTGAGCGGACGATCTATCGGCGGCTGAAGCGGTTCCGGTTGGTGTTCAAGAAGCATCCGGACGAGTACTCGATGGTCGGAGTCAGTCTCGACCCCGAGGCGTTCTGGAAGACGTACCTCGAACCGAAGCTCCGGGACCAGGAGTAGTCGTGCGCCATGTCTCTCCCCTCCCCCTTCGGTGACTTGTCGGCACAGCTAGTGACAGGTTCGGCAGTATGTGAGTTGGCGTCCGGGATCGACAGCCTCTACTGGTCGCTCAACGGAGTTCTGCCGGATCGGGAGTTGGAGCGGCTGGAGGCTCACCGTTCGATGGCCGAGGGAGCCGGGGAGACGGTGCCGTTCCTGCTGGGCGGCGAGGAGTTCGGCATCGAGCCGTTCGGGTTCATGAGGATGTACAAGTTCCATTTGGTGCATCCTCACGGCCGGATCGGGGTGACGGCGAGCAAGAGCCTCCCGACCGTTTATGTGCAGCCGAACGCCGAGTTCCTTCACGGCGTGGGCCCTGAGGCCTGTGCTGGATGGTTCAACGAGTTGGTGTCGGGACTCGTGCCGGGCGGGGTACCGAAGGCGTCCCGAGTCGACCTGTTCATGGATCTGCAGGGATGGGACCCGACGCCTGAGATGCGGGATCGGTTCGTGACTCGTTCCTCTCATCGGCGGGTCTACGAGAACGATCGGAAGATGACGGCGTTGCAGTTCGGGAAGCGTGGCAGCGGAGTTCACTCCCGGATCTACTGCAAGAGCACCGAGGTTGCCGCCGGTTCTGTGTGGTGGCACGACTTGTGGGGCGACGCCTGGGACGCCGAGCGGCCGGTGTGGCGGATCGAGTTCGAGGTCCACCGTGTGGTCCTGGGCCAGCTCGGGATCGACTCGCTCGATGATCTGTTCGCCGGCGTCGGGGGGATCTGGGGATACCTCACGGAGTGGTTGTCGCTGCGTGTGCCTGCTGCGGATGAGACCCGCTCTCGTTGGCCGGTCGATCCGGTGTGGGAAGCGGTAAGTCATGCGTCGCTGCGGAACGGAGCGGCCGGCCTCAAACGGACCTACGGGGCAAACCGGGAAGCCTCGCTGCGGCGGATCGTCGTGAGCATGCGGGGGTACATGTCCAGCTACGGAGCCCTCATCGACGAGACGGACGTCGAGCGGCTGGGACCGTGCCTCACTTCTGTGCTTCACGAGTGGGAGATCGAGACGGGCGATCCGTTCTCGTGGCAGGTTGATCGGAAGAAGCGAAGGTACGGGCTCCCATGAGCGGCCGGGACTATGAGCGGGTAGCGTCGGTGCTCGTCACCGTGAGCCTGCGGATTCTCCGGAAGCGGCGTGGGGAGGAGGACGAGTCGTGTTGACCGTGGCGTACTGCCGGGTCTCCACCGAGGAGCAGGCCGCCGAGGGCTACTCCATCGAGGGCCAGGCCGACAAGCTGCGGGCCTACGCCGACCTCCACGACCTCGGCCCCGTCACCCTCGTCGAAGACCCCGGAGCCTCGGGGAAGGATCTCGAACGTCCCGGGCTGCAACAGGTCCTCGCCATGATCGAACAGGGCCACGTCGAGCACCTGCTGGTGTGGCGCCTGGATCGCCTCTCCCGGAACCTCGGAGACCTGATCCTCCTGGCCGACACCTTCGGGAAGGCCGACGTCGCTCTGCACTCCTTCACCGAACGGCTGGACCTGTCCTCGGCAACGGGGCGGATGTTCTACAACGTGCTCGGCTCGTTCGCTCAGTTCTACCGGGAACAGCTCGCCGAGAACGTCGTCATGGGCATGGCCAAAGCCGCCCAAGAGGGCAAGTGGATCAACCGGCCCAAGACCGGCTACGACCTCATTGACGGCAACCTGACTCCGAACGGTGACGCCGACACGGTGCGGCGGATCTTCCGGCTCCGTGCCGAAGGCTGCTCCTTCTCCGAGATCGAACGGCGTACCGGGATCAAGTACTCGACGGCCAAGGGGATCATCGAGTCCCGGATCTACCTCGGCGAGGTGGTCTGGCGGGGCGAGTGGTTCCCCGGCCACCACGAGGCTCTGCTCACCGAGAAAGATTGGGAACGGGCCCAGCGGGGCTGGGTCAAGGGTCGCCGTCGTCAGAGCCGCCACCCCCTCTCCGGTGTGGTGCGATGCGGGTTGTGTGGTCGGGTGGCCGGCGTCGACGGGAACGGCCGGGGCCAACGCTTCTTCCGGTGCGTGCATCGGGGGCAGGGCTGCGAGCAGCCTCGACGGTCGGTGGCCGGAATCGAGCGGGCCGCCCTGTTGGGTCTGCGGATCGTGGGGCACGACGAGACGTTGCAGGAGGCGATTCGGGGCGAGTTGCGGAGGGCGACCGGGCCGGGACCCCGGAGGGGGACGGCCCGGTCCCCCGCTCTCGCCGAACAGCTCCGGGAACGACGCCGGAAGCTCCTCGACCTGCACTACGCCGGGAGGATCAGCGCCGAGCTCTTCGCCGAACAGGAAGCCGATCTCACCATGCAGCTCCGGGGGCTCGAAGCCGAACTGGCGGAGACGGCCCAACGGCTGCAGGAGCGAAACGAGATCGCCCAGGCCTTCGAGGACGTCGCCCGGCATCTCGCCGATCTCGACATCGAGGAGATCTGGGAGGAGGCCGACGAGAAGGAGCGGTGGATCATCGCCTCCGACCTGCTCGACGAGATCCGCTTCTACCCCGATCACCTGGAAGTCAAGGTGTCGGGAGCGCCCCGGATGAACGTAAGCCTCCGGGAGGTAGGACTCACCGGAGGCTCTAGTTTCTACGGTGTCGGAGAGAGGACTCGAACCTCCACGCCCTTACGGGCACTAGGCCCTCAACCTAGCGCGTCTACCAGTTCCGCCACTCCGACGTGGGGCCGGGATTGTACCCCGGCGGCGATCAGTGAACGACCTGCTTGACCTCCGGGAAGTGGCAGGCCACGTGATGTCCCGGTTCGACCTCGCGCAGCGCCGGCTCCTCGGTGGAGCACAGCGGGAACTCGGCGCGGGGGCAACGGGTGTTGAACCGGCACCCGGTTGGCGGGTTCGCCGGCGACGGGATGTCGCCCTCCAGGATGATCCGCTTCCGGCTCCGCTCCACCTGCGGATCCGGGATCGGCACCGCAGAAAGCAGGGCGTGGGTGTAGGGGTGCATCGGACGTTCGTACAGCGTGTCGCGGTCGGCGGTCTCGGCGATCTTGCCCAGGTACATCACCGCCACCCGGTCGCACACGTGGCGCACGACCGATAGGTCGTGGGCGATGAACAGGTAGGTGAGCCCGAACTCGTCCTGCAGGTCCCCCATCAGGTTCAGGACCTGCGCCTGGATGGAGACGTCCAGCGCCGACACCGGCTCGTCGAGGACCATCAATGAAGGGTTCATCGCCAGCGCCCGGGCGACGCCGATCCGCTGCCGCTGCCCTCCCGAGAACTCGTGGGGGTACCGGTTGGTGTGCTCCGGGTTGAGGCCAACCACCCGCAGCAGCTCCTTGACCCGCTCCACCCGCTCCTCTCGGGTGCCGATGCCGTGCACCACCAGCGGCTCGGCCACGATCGACGCCACGGTCATGCGGGGGTTGAGCGAGGCGTACGGGTCCTGGAACACGATCTGCATGTCGCGCCGCAGCAGGCGCAACGCCTGCTTGTTGGCGGAGGCGATGTCGATCACCTCGGTGCGATTGCCCTCCTTGCCGGCCAGCTCCGCCCGGTAGAGAACCCGACCCGAGGTCGGCTCCAGCAGGCGAAGGATGCACCGCGCCGTCGTCGACTTTCCGCAACCCGACTCCCCCACCAGGCCCAGGGTCTCGCCCTGCTTGACGTCGAATGAGACGCCCGACACCGCCTGGACGGCCCCGATCTCCTTGCGAAAGAACACCCCCTTGGTGATCGGGAAGTGCTTCACCAGGTTCTCCACGCGCAGCAACGTGTCGTCGGGAAGGCTCCCCGCCAGGCCGGCTCCCGTGTCGTTCTTCAGGTCGGTCACGAGGCCGCCTCCTCCCGCTTCACGGTCGTCAGGTCGAGATCGGGGGCGAAGTGGCATGCCGCCCAGTGGTTCTCGGATATCTCACGGGGCACCGGTGTGTCGGTGCGGCATACCTCCTGGGCGAACTCGCAGCGGGCACGGAAACGGCAGCCGCCCCCCGGGTTGATCAGCGAGGGTGGCGCCCCCTTGATCGAGTAGAGGCGCTCGGTGCGCACCTCGTCGAGACGGGTCATCGAGCCGAGCAGGCCGGCGGTGTAGGGGTGGTAGGTCTCCCCGAAGATCTCCTCGTTGGTGCCCCGCTCTGCCATCCGGCCCCCGTACATCACCTGGATGGTCTGACAGAACCCGGCGACCACGCCCAGGTCGTGGGTGATCAGCATCACCGCCGTGTTGCGCTCGTCGGTGAGCTGGAGCATCAGGTCGAGGATCTGCGCCTGAGTGGTGACGTCGAGGGCGGTGGTCGGCTCGTCGGCGATGAGCAGGGACGGGTTGCACGACAGGCCCATGGCGATCATCACCCGCTGCCTCATGCCTCCCGACAGCTGGTGCGGGTAGTCGCCCATGCGCTCCCTGGCATGGGGGATGTGGACGTCCTCCAGGCCCTGGACGGCGATCTCGAACGCCTCCTTCTTGGTCACATCCTGGTGGAGCGTGATGGTCTCGATCAGCTGGTTGCCGATGGTGTACACCGGGTTGAGGGCGGTCATCGGGTCCTGGAAGATCATGGCGATCTCCCCACCCCGCACTCCCTGCATCTCCAACTCGGTGACGTCGAGCAGGTTGCGGCCCTTGTAGATGATCTCCCCGGTGACGATCTCACCCGCCGGAGGCTCGATGAGCCGCATAACGGAGAGGGCGGTCACCGACTTCCCGGATCCCGACTCCCCCACCACTCCGAACCGCTCGCCCTCGTGGATGGTGAATGACAGCCCATCGACGGCGCGCACCACGCCCTCCTCTGTGGCGAAGTACGTGCGCAGGTTCTTGACCTCGAGCAGCGGAGCGGCCATCGGCTACCTGCGCTCCATCGTCTGGGTCGGGTCGAGGGCGTCGCGCAGTC
This genomic interval carries:
- a CDS encoding restriction endonuclease subunit S, whose amino-acid sequence is MDTATFLDDFATIADAPGGIDRLRDLILDLAMRGELMPQSGEDAPASGLLDAIAEEFRKSTRRQKKLPGIESDEVPFAVPASWEWARLGMIASYNQRPKVDPSAIPGDAWLLDLQDIEKDTSRLLTRAKCSDRSPTSTKTRFEVGDVLFGKLRPYLNKVLVADAVGYSTSELVPITPGPGITPEWLRWSLKRPDIRRWIAGVSYGVKMPRLGTGDALASLHPVPPTAEQRRIVEKVNELMALCDDLEARQEARHQVTARLRASTLDALATATTDDELTTAWQRVHDNWETLGSSSEAVDGLRDVVLDLAVRGRLSTRGPVDTPVSEVLGSIAQAKQSMVAEGVLKKTTPPATNGYEPEYVVPDDWLWAPLHSISLIVTDGTHQTPTYVDRGVPFVSIKDISSGALDFSDTKFISEKESEAINRRCAPQQGDVLFCRIGTLGQAVVVDDDRPFSIFVSVGLIRPGPRIDPRYLRYALNSPTTYRQYDKIKAGGSHASKLNLNTMRSALIPVPPPEEQVRIVEAVDELMMLCDALEAALSDRDAAASSLADAACDPA
- a CDS encoding class I SAM-dependent DNA methyltransferase encodes the protein MSLSTTVKSIQDIMRKDAGVDGDAQRIGQLAWMLFFKIYSDLEAETALLTGGYVSPIPDRLRWSAWADEAALGKNAPTGDDLLDLVNNDLFPTLRNLDLSQFDGTKRDRAALLRGVFEDAINYMKSGTLMRQVINKIDREIDFNQAATRHVFGEIYETILRDLQSAGNAGEFYTPRAATQFAVDMVDPQYGEFVLDPACGTGGFLTGAYEHMKTQVATAEELNALKHQIRGVEKKQLPHLLCVTNMMVHGIEVPSNIRHDNTLARPLRDYGPADQVDVVLTNPPFGGMEEDGIENNFPAEFRTRETADLFLVLVVELLSDGGRAAIVLPDGTLFGEGIKTRIKEKLLTECNLHTIVRLPNGVFAPYTGIKTNLLFFTKGEPTTEVWYYEHPYPEGYKSYSKTKPMRIEEFEPEKAWWEDREENDHAWRVPIEDIVASGYNLDISNPNAPEAGHEDPDVLLHRYKEATEQVRAAQNALKAALAEVLGND
- a CDS encoding DEAD/DEAH box helicase family protein; the protein is MSKKALSEADICEKFISPALEKAGWSKGQWRREVSFTDGKIIVRGKLVARGKRKRADYLLYHQPNIPIALIEAKDNNHSIGAGMQQGLAYGAALDVPFVFSSNGDGFLFHDRTGNAQPVEVNLSLDEFPSRDELWARYRAWRGLDDDTEPLVTSPNHSDASGKTPRYYQQLAINRTIEAIARGKKRVLLAMATGTGKTYTAFNIIWRLWKSGRVKRVLFLADRNILVDQTMVNDFKPFGEVMTKLTRKLVDSNGRVDTSYEIYLALYQAIIGGEDRDSIYDKFPKDFFDLVVIDECHRGSARDDAQWREILEYFDSAIQIGMTATPRETKYVSNIHYFDKPVYTYSLKQGIEDGFLAPFKVIRIDLDKDLTGWRPTAGQVDDNGQPIEDRIYNLTDIDQGIVFPQRDTLVARRISSFLHNTNPMNKTIVFCANIDHAERARQALTNDPANAELVAQDHRYVMRITGDNDEGKAQLDNFIDPKRDFPVIATTSKLMSTGVDAQTCHVIVLDQRIQSLTDFKQIIGRGTRIRTDFGKYYFTILDFRKATELFADPDWDGPPIQVYEPGDPEEVTPPDPPAEGSDEVEVVIEGGLPEEPEDEEGVTRYVVSGVPFKVIAERVQYYDRDGKLITESLRDYTRRTVLQEYASLDEFLKQWTAAERKQAIVEELVERGVLLQALEERVEGDLDPFDLICHVAFDRPPLTRQERANNVRRRDVFTKYGDQARAVLEALLDKYADQGVDVIEEIGTLRLAPFPAIGTPMEIVRAFGGRDGYLGAVRELEAELYAVAS